Genomic segment of Paenibacillaceae bacterium GAS479:
ATGCTTGCTGTGACCGCGATTGCGGTGAAATGACATGAAGATTCTGCTCATCTTTTCAACGCCCAGCGGCGGGATGGAGACGCTCAATCGAATCCGCGCTCGCGCACTAACGGCGAGCGGCTTGCAATGCCATTTGCTGTACACCAATGGAGGCGGAGGGCTGCAAAATATATCTGGCATCACCGTTCTTGTGTCGCAGAGTTTCGACCATATTACCGGGCTGATCCGCCGCGAAAACTATGATGCCATCATCGTCTGCTCCTATGTCATTCTGCTTGAACACATCCGGCAAAGCGGCTACCGTGGACGCTTAATTTTCGAGGTACAGGGACTAGGCACGCCGGAAATGGCGCAGACTTTTCTCCATGATTTCGGCACTGTGCTGCGCCGCTGTGCAGATGGATTGCTTTATCCCGTGACGAAGCATCTGGAAGAGCTGATGCAGAACGCTTTTCCCGACATGCCGCATTTCTGCTTTGACGATCCCCTAGACACAGATAGCTTCGGTTATTCCCGCTTCCCAATCGTTCCCCAGCAGATTCTCGGCTGGATTGGACGAATCGAGAAGAATAAAAACTGGCGCGAATTTCTGGCGATTGCCGAGTGGCTGAGACCGGTATTTCCGCAAATGGAGCTGTGGATGTTCGTGGATGCCGATTTGTGCGAGCCGCAGGAGAAGCTTAATTTCGATCGCTGGCTACGAACCTCTCCTCTCGCTAGGCGGTTGACGGTCCGTTCCAACGTCCCTCATTCGCAGATGGCCGACTATCTCAGCATTATCGGAGACTCAGGCGGCTTGCTGCTGTCCACTTCGGTCCGGGAAGGTTTTGGTTATGCGGTGGCGGAGGCGATGTTATGCCGCTGCCCAGTGTTGTCCACGAATTCAGGGGGCGTGACGCGCTTCATCATTCCCGATAAGACGGGCAAGTTCTATTCGATCGGTAACATCGAAGAGGCTGCGAAGGGCGCCTGTCAGCTCATGCAGGATGTGTATTATCGCGAGCAAATCCGTATACGCGGAGAGCAGCACATCCGGGACCATTTCTCGACTGCGGTGTATATGGGGCACTTCCATTCGATGTTGAAACAGATCATGCAGATTGTTCCTAAGTCGGTTTGAGTGAAACAAAACGGTCCTGAGGGCAGGGTAACCTGCTCTTAGGGCCGTTTTGTAACTCACAGCTTATCGCTTACAGCTCACCGAGGCGAATCTCACTGATTCGCTCGACGATCCAATCTGCCTCCGACAAGTCTTGATCCCCTGAATTGGGATTACGGAAGCCGATGGCCCGCATTCCGGCGGCCTTGGCGGCACGCAATCCATTGCGCGAATCCTCCAGCACGACGCATGTATCAGGAACAGCGCCAAGCTGGCGAGCAGCCTCCAGGTATACGTCTGGAGCCGGTTTGCCCTGAGGTACTTCCTCACCGCTGACGATACAGCCGAACTCTTCCAGCAGGCCGAATTTGTTCAGAACCGCCTCGATAAACACGCGAGGAGAGGAGGAGGCAACGGCCATCGGAATGCCTTGCTCCTTAAGGGTATCTATGAGTTCGCGAATGCCGTCGATAGGCTCATACGCGCTCGCTCCAAGCACCGCGAGCTTGCGATTCATTTGCAGCTCGATAATCTCTGCAACAGAAGGTTTGAAGCCGAATTGCTCCCGCAGCGCCTTCCACATCTCAGGATTGGTCATACCGACATACGGCTCCAATCCATGCTGGTCAATGACTGCGCCTAGTCCGGCGACTGTCTCGATGTCTACATCGAAGTGCAGCGGCTCGCTGTCGATGATGACTCCGTCCATATCAAACAGAAAAGCTTTCACTTTTGTTTCCCCCTAAACATGAAATAGAAGCCTGCAGCTGTAGCTGTCTCTATTATACTCCGAAGACTCTTTCAAAGGGGGAACCTGACGTAATGATCGGTCTAGCATCGCTAGTTTCAAGGGACGCATATTCCTTATGCCCGGCTGATGACCGGAATCCACAGCTCATTGCGATTCTCCTCCCGGTGCAAATAAGCTTCAATTGCAGGCAAGTCAGCGAGCTCATATCCAAGCGGTAGTTCATATTTATTCCTCCCAGAGGCTCGAATTGAAAGGTCAAGCGAGGACATGCAATGAGCCTTGCGCCAGGCTTCCGGGCTTCAGCAGGCGCTAGTCCATGTAGCTGGCCGAAAGCTCGGGTAAAAGCTTCCGGCGATTCATAGCCGTATTTCAAAGAAATGTCGATCACCTTGCTTCCATCGACTTGCAAGTCCGCTGCCGCCAATGTAAGCTTACGCCTGCGAATATAGTCCGACAGCGGAAATCCAGCCAAGTAAGAAAACATCCGCTGAAAGTGGTAGGCGGGACAGCCTGCTCTTGCCGCCGCTTCAGCGTACGAAATTTCGCTGGTCAAGTTGCTTTCTATATAATCTAGTGCAGCATTCATTTTTCTAGCCCTATCCATGCCCTCAACCCCTCTTCGATGAGAATAACGCAAACCCTCTGCACTGAGCCTAGCCGCTGCTGCGCATCTTCTGCAAGCATTGCTGGCGCGTCTCGGGAAGGATTGACTTTGTCCCGCATTAACACTAAGATGGCTACAATTAAAAGGGGGCTAACCGATGAAGCAGATCAGCAGCCGTTTTTCTGTTGCTGTTCATATGTTGACGCTGATTGCGGTCTCTCCGCAAGCCTGTACAGGGGATTTTCTCGCTGGGAGCGTCAACACCAATCCGGTCATCATTCGCAAGTTGCTTGGAATGCTGAAAAAGGCCGGTCTAATAGAAGTGAGAGCCGGAGTCGGTGGATCTACGCTGCTCCGAAGTGCTGCGGAAGTGACGTTGCTGGACGTCTATCGCGCTGTGGAGTCGGCTGCTACGGAAGGGCTGTTCAGCTTCCATGAACATCCGAATCCAGCCTGTCCGGTAGGCAGAGGGATCGAGTCCGCTCTGCAAGCGGAGATGCGAGCCGCTCAAGCAGCTCTGGAGGACCGGCTTGCGGCGGTTACGATCGCGGACATGTCCGGCAAGATCACTGCCGCTGACAAGGAGTGCTGGGACGGAGCCAATGGCTGAGAAAATGTGCGGCAAGAGCTGCTCATGAGAGTTGCTGAGCGCATAGGCTAGAGCGTGGAGGGCGTGGAGGGCGTGAGGTGTAGCGCATAGAGGGCTATCCGCATTACGGCTTTCTGCTCTACAACTTCATACCGCCAAATCGCCAACGTCATTGAGCAGTGTAGGGTAGAGGACAAGTGTAAGATGGAATAAAAACGGGCATCCCGGCCAGGGCTAGTTGGCGGGATAGCCCGTTTTTGGCGTGGTCACCGCAATGTATATAAGCTGAACGTAAGAAATAAATTTTGGAAGCGTAGAACACCAAGTGTTATCTGGTAGTGGACTGGGACAGATGAAACTCCTATTTCCCTCGCTCCTTCAATCCGCAGAATACTTCCCGGTAATCTTGCCGCCCACCGTCTCGGCGCATACGAACTATTAGGCTGATCAAGAACGATCCAGTTGACCTGTTTAAAGCA
This window contains:
- a CDS encoding Glycosyl transferases group 1; this encodes MKILLIFSTPSGGMETLNRIRARALTASGLQCHLLYTNGGGGLQNISGITVLVSQSFDHITGLIRRENYDAIIVCSYVILLEHIRQSGYRGRLIFEVQGLGTPEMAQTFLHDFGTVLRRCADGLLYPVTKHLEELMQNAFPDMPHFCFDDPLDTDSFGYSRFPIVPQQILGWIGRIEKNKNWREFLAIAEWLRPVFPQMELWMFVDADLCEPQEKLNFDRWLRTSPLARRLTVRSNVPHSQMADYLSIIGDSGGLLLSTSVREGFGYAVAEAMLCRCPVLSTNSGGVTRFIIPDKTGKFYSIGNIEEAAKGACQLMQDVYYREQIRIRGEQHIRDHFSTAVYMGHFHSMLKQIMQIVPKSV
- a CDS encoding haloacid dehalogenase superfamily, subfamily IA, variant 3 with third motif having DD or ED/haloacid dehalogenase superfamily, subfamily IA, variant 1 with third motif having Dx(3-4)D or Dx(3-4)E — protein: MKAFLFDMDGVIIDSEPLHFDVDIETVAGLGAVIDQHGLEPYVGMTNPEMWKALREQFGFKPSVAEIIELQMNRKLAVLGASAYEPIDGIRELIDTLKEQGIPMAVASSSPRVFIEAVLNKFGLLEEFGCIVSGEEVPQGKPAPDVYLEAARQLGAVPDTCVVLEDSRNGLRAAKAAGMRAIGFRNPNSGDQDLSEADWIVERISEIRLGEL
- a CDS encoding AraC family transcriptional regulator — its product is MDRARKMNAALDYIESNLTSEISYAEAAARAGCPAYHFQRMFSYLAGFPLSDYIRRRKLTLAAADLQVDGSKVIDISLKYGYESPEAFTRAFGQLHGLAPAEARKPGARLIACPRLTFQFEPLGGINMNYRLDMSSLTCLQLKLICTGRRIAMSCGFRSSAGHKEYASLETSDARPIITSGSPFERVFGV
- a CDS encoding transcriptional regulator, BadM/Rrf2 family; translation: MKQISSRFSVAVHMLTLIAVSPQACTGDFLAGSVNTNPVIIRKLLGMLKKAGLIEVRAGVGGSTLLRSAAEVTLLDVYRAVESAATEGLFSFHEHPNPACPVGRGIESALQAEMRAAQAALEDRLAAVTIADMSGKITAADKECWDGANG